In Helianthus annuus cultivar XRQ/B chromosome 8, HanXRQr2.0-SUNRISE, whole genome shotgun sequence, a single genomic region encodes these proteins:
- the LOC118479261 gene encoding laccase-12-like produces MERVFSNTRCTFSLLSLLLVFSSVSSFTNAKTHNHDFVVQETKVKRLCKTHNSITVNGQFPGPTLEVNNGDTLVIHVTNKARYNVTIHWHGVRQLTTAWADGPEFITQCPIRPGGSYTYRFTISGQEGTLWWHAHSSWVRATVYGAIIIHPQQGYSYPFPKPHRESLITLGEWWDANPIDVIREATRTGAAPNVSDAYTINGQPGDLYKCSSKDTVKVPVNPGETSLIRVINAALNQQLFFTIANHKLTVVGADASYVKPFTTKVLMLGPGQTTDVLMKADQTSGRYYIAARAYASAQGAPFDNTTTTAILEYKSATSKPIMPSLPAYNDTATATAFTTSFRSLRKPIVPTEIDHNLFITMGLGINQCPPKTRPRNCQAPNGTRFTASMNNVSFVLPSNVSILQAHHQGIPGVFTTDFPAKPPVTFDYTGNVSRSLWQPTRGTKVYKLKYGSRVQIVLQGTNIFTAENHPIHLHGYDFYILAEGFGNFNPKTDTSKFNLVDPPLRNTVSLPVKGWAVIRFVADNPGTWIMHCHLDVHIGWGLATVFVVEDGPGPMQKLEQPPPDLPVC; encoded by the exons ATGGAGCGCGTGTTCAGCAACACTCGATGCACGTTCTCCCTACTAAGCTTGTTACTTGTTTTCTCGAGCGTTTCTTCATTCACGAATGCAAAAACTCACAACCATGACTTCGTC gttcaagaaacaaaagttaAGAGGCTATGCAAAACCCATAATTCCATCACGGTCAACGGGCAGTTCCCGGGACCGACCCTGGAAGTGAACAATGGCGATACTTTAGTGATACATGTTACAAACAAAGCTAGATATAATGTCACCATTCACTG GCATGGAGTTAGACAACTGACGACAGCATGGGCAGACGGACCAGAGTTCATCACACAATGCCCTATTAGACCAGGAGGGAGTTACACATACCGTTTCACAATTTCGGGTCAGGAAGGAACATTGTGGTGGCATGCACATAGCTCATGGGTTCGAGCCACAGTTTATGGTGCCATTATTATTCACCCACAACAAGGATATTCTTATCCGTTCCCTAAGCCGCACCGTGAATCGCTCATTACTCTGG GTGAATGGTGGGATGCAAACCCGATAGATGTTATACGAGAAGCCACAAGAACAGGTGCAGCTCCAAATGTTTCTGATGCGTATACCATTAACGGTCAACCTGGTGATCTCTATAAATGCTCAAGCAAAG ATACGGTCAAAGTACCAGTCAACCCAGGAGAAACAAGCCTAATTCGGGTGATTAATGCTGCTCTAAATCAACAATTATTTTTCACCATTGCAAACCACAAGCTTACAGTGGTGGGAGCTGATGCTTCCTATGTAAAACCCTTCACCACCAAAGTCCTCATGCTTGGACCGGGTCAGACTACCGATGTCCTCATGAAAGCCGACCAGACGTCAGGTCGTTACTACATTGCTGCACGGGCTTACGCAAGCGCACAAGGTGCACCATTcgacaacaccaccaccaccgccatttTGGAGTACAAATCCGCCACTTCAAAGCCAATTATGCCGTCTCTCCCGGCATATAACGACACTGCCACCGCTACCGCCTTCACCACCAGCTTCAGAAGCCTTAGAAAACCCATTGTCCCGACTGAAATTGACCACAATCTGTTCATCACGATGGGACTCGGGATCAACCAGTGCCCCCCAAAAACCCGGCCTAGAAATTGTCAGGCCCCCAATGGGACCCGCTTCACCGCCAGCATGAACAATGTGTCGTTTGTACTCCCATCAAATGTATCTATACTTCAAGCACATCACCAAGGAATACCAGGGGTCTTCACTACCGACTTTCCGGCAAAGCCTCCAGTGACCTTTGATTATACGGGTAATGTAAGCCGGTCGTTGTGGCAGCCTACTCGTGGGACCAAGGTCTATAAGTTGAAATATGGATCAAGGGTTCAGATTGTGTTGCAAGGAACAAATATCTTTACAGCTGAGAACCACCCGATTCATCTTCATGGATACGATTTCTATATACTTGCAGAGGGATTCGGAAACTTCAACCCTAAAACCGATACTTCTAAATTCAACCTTGTGGACCCACCTCTTAGAAATACAGTTAGCTTACCTGTCAAAGGATGGGCAGTCATTAGATTTGTTGCTGATAATCCAG GTACCTGGATCATGCACTGCCACTTAGACGTGCACATCGGCTGGGGTCTGGCCACGGTGTTTGTTGTGGAGGATGGACCTGGGCCAATGCAGAAACTAGAGCAACCGCCACCGGATTTACCTGTGTGTTGA